The following coding sequences are from one Lolium rigidum isolate FL_2022 chromosome 6, APGP_CSIRO_Lrig_0.1, whole genome shotgun sequence window:
- the LOC124663972 gene encoding homeobox-leucine zipper protein TF1-like: MPRAQSGQAHEEDQQTFDNYFGELDGMYNDNFDFDISSNNRSIRGGDPTNDHNVVEGPKPRKKCLQRLTFQQTEILQGFFSMCTHPNEYQRRELSETTGLTAQQVKFWFQNKITQIKNLNEKQENYRLKVENAMLSDENKKLKQAHRTTFCPTCDPAPQNQFAPDMQRLKEQNNWLKLEISMLQAETLPSSRQSFQLDSAAENVIARQNDIQMIAELTQNAMDEFVILSESHGPLWLPVPGGSFEILNKMAYAAKFGGDNSANIIGFKTEATRADIVVMMGAKYIMDYLMDSECYASLCPGILSSAKTIKAYKWPTNAGYNGAMRLMTIETVFPSPLVPSRKCTFVRSCRELQNGTMLVVDVSLDDSVGTFFKCRKMPSGVLIQPLEGNSCKIIAIEHVLVYDTAVHKLYQPCLDGLMFGARRWVTSIARQCVRLRDTFHVTRSALRANSKGKKTLMKLADGLLISYSNSIAAIPEDIWTIVRGTGTDQDIKIAHRRNDDRDNTAIVSVSASFQLPMPLRATFDHLKNNMLRPEWDVLVKGGVVREEVHVSSGAEADDAVSILHVKNARENKENIMILQNSYYDVSGSFIVYSPIDIQLMNKIMSPGDMAESKVSIYPTGFSLLPVSESTQGGIGLGEDGETLVTVGFQILLKLAGGTSLYPRSVSAAIDLMSANIATIKKSLINSQSHLECTR; encoded by the exons ATGCCACGGGCACAGAGTGGTCAAGCACATGAAGAGGATCAGCAAACCTTCGACAATTACTTTGGAGAATTAGATGGAATGTATAATGATAATTTCGACTTTGACATATCGTCTAACAACAGAAGCATACGTGGGGGGGACCCCACTAATGATCATAATGTCGTTGAAGgcccaaaaccaaggaagaagtgTCTGCAGAGGTTAACTTTCCAGCAGACCGAGATACTTCAAGG ATTCTTTAGCATGTGCACACACCCGAATGAATATCAAAGGAGGGAGCTGAGTGAGACAACAGGTCTTACAGCACAACAAGTGAAGTTTTGGTTTCAGAACAAGATAACACAAATCAAG AATCTGAATGAAAAACAAGAGAACTATAGGTTGAAAGTGGAGAATGCAATGCTGAGTGATGAAAACAAGAAGCTTAAGCAAGCTCATAGGACTACGTTTTGCCCCACTTGCGATCCAGCGCCACAGAACCAGTTCGCTCCAGATATGCAAAGGCTGAAAGAGCAAAATAACTGGCTGAAGCtagag ATTTCCATGTTGCAAGCTGAAACACTTCCAAGTTCTAGACAGTCTTTCCAACTTGACTCAGCTGCAGAAAATGTCATTGCTAGACAAAATGACATACAGATGATAGCTGAACTAACTCAGAATGCAATGGACGAGTTTGTCATTTTGTCCGAGTCACATGGCCCTCTATGGCTGCCTGTTCCTGGTGGTTCATTTGAAATACTGAACAAGATGGCTTATGCTGCAAAgtttggtggagacaatagtgcaAATATAATAGGATTCAAGACCGAGGCCACTCGTGCTGACATTGTGGTCATGATGGGCGCCAAATATATTATGGATTATCTCATGGATTCT GAGTGCTATGCATCTCTCTGTCCTGGAATTCTATCCAGTGCAAAAACCATTAAGGCTTACAAGTGGCCTACTAATGCAGGCTACAATGGCGCTATGCGTTTG ATGACAATTGAGACAGTGTTCCCATCGCCCCTTGTACCATCGAGGAAATGCACATTTGTGAGGTCCTGTAGGGAGCTGCAAAATGGGACAATGCTCGTTGTTGACGTGTCACTGGATGATAGTGTTGGCACCTTCTTCAAGTGCCGCAAAATGCCTTCAGGAGTACTAATTCAGCCCCTGGAGGGTAACAGCTGCAAG ATCATAGCCATAGAGCATGTTCTAGTATATGATACTGCCGTTCACAAGCTCTACCAGCCATGTCTGGATGGACTCATGTTTGGAGCTAGGCGCTGGGTGACGAGCATCGCGCGGCAGTGCGTGCGTTTAAGAGACACCTTCCATGTTACCAGAAGTGCTTTAAGAG CCAACTCAAAGGGGAAGAAGACCCTCATGAAACTAGCCGATGGCCTGCTCATCAGCTACAGCAACAGCATTGCCGCCATCCCTGAGGACATATGGACCATCGTGCGCGGTACTGGTACGGACCAAGACATCAAGATCGCACATAGGAGGAACGATGACCGCGACAACACCGCAATTGTGTCTGTGAGCGCATCATTCCAGCTCCCAATGCCACTTAGGGCAACATTTGATCATCTCAAGAACAACATGCTTCGTCCAGAG TGGGATGTGTTGGTCAAAGGTGGTGTCGTGAGGGAGGAAGTCCATGTCTCCAGCGGTGCAGAAGCTGATGATGCTGTCTCCATTCTGCATGTTAAG AATGCCAGAGAAAACAAAGAAAACATCATGATCCTCCAGAACAGCTACTATGACGTATCGGGCTCATTTATTGTGTACTCACCCATCGACATCCAACTGATGAACAAGATCATGAGTCCAGGGGATATGGCAGAGAGCAAGGTATCCATCTACCCTACcggcttctctctcctccctgttAGCGAGTCTACCCAGGGTGGCATTGGCCTAGGCGAGGATGGAGAAACTCTTGTAACCGTGGGGTTCCAGATTCTGCTGAAGCTCGCCGGTGGCACTAGCTTATATCCTAGGTCTGTGTCTGCTGCCATCGATCTCATGTCTGCGAACATTGCGACCATAAAAAAGTCCTTGATCAATAGCCAGTCTCATCTAGAATGTACCAGGTAA
- the LOC124661861 gene encoding protease HtpX homolog isoform X1, translating into MAACLSSTLPRQTIHRRFCLTPKLPSSSTTTYYRRPHRRIIGTSSIAVSARASSAAAAAPGLDADDIRHPLDKQNTLLLKAIPGLNDIGKALLGPVSEQVMVLQNIGSSVLVSENQLPELHQLMIEAAKTLNIESPDLYVRQNPVPNAYTLAINGKKPFVVVHTSLVELLTRKELQAVLAHELGHLKCDHGVWLTFANILTTGAYTVPGFGMVAGFLEEQLFRWLRAAELTCDRAALLVVKDPKVVMSVLMKLAGGCPSLADQLNVDAFLEQARSYDKASSNPVGWYIRNAQTRELSHPLPVMRAREVDEWSRSQEYRMLSRKMFQ; encoded by the exons ATGGCGGCTTGCCTCTCCTCCACGCTCCCTCGCCAGACCATCCACCGCCGCTTCTGCTTGACCCCTAAGCTGCcctcctcttccaccaccacctactACCGGCGCCCCCACCGCCGGATCATTGGAACTAGCTCCATCGCTGTCTCTGCCCGTGCCTCCTCTGCGGCGGCCGCTGCTCCgggcctcgacgccgacgacatcCGACACCCCCTCGACAAGCAG AACACTTTGCTGCTCAAAGCAATTCCTGGGCTCAATGATATAGGCAAGGCTTTGCTAG GTCCGGTTTCTGAGCAAGTTATGGTTCTTCAGAACATTGGATCCTCTGTTCTCGTCTCTGAGAATCAG TTGCCAGAACTCCACCAGCTCATGATTGAAGCTGCAAAAACCTTGAACATAGAATCTCCGGATCTATATGTACGGCAAAATCCCGTTCCTAATGCTTACACCTTAGCAATCAACGGCAAAAAGCCATTTGTCGTGGTTCACACAAGCCTCGTGGAACTACTCACTAGAAAGGAACTACAG GCTGTTTTGGCACATGAGCTTGGTCACCTCAAGTGCGACCATGGCGTGTGGCTTACCTTTGCCAACATACTAACAACAGGAGCATACACTGTCCCTG GTTTTGGGATGGTTGCCGGGTTCCTGGAAGAACAGCTGTTCAGGTGGCTGCGAGCTGCGGAGCTGACATGCGATAGGGCAGCCCTTCTCGTAGTGAAAGACCCCAAG GTTGTCATGTCGGTCCTCATGAAGCTGGCGGGAGGGTGCCCGTCCCTGGCGGACCAGCTGAATGTGGACGCCTTTCTGGAGCAGGCCCGCTCGTACGACAAGGCCTCGTCGAATCCGGTTGGGTGGTACATCCG CAACGCTCAGACGAGAGAGCTGTCACACCCGTTGCCTGTGATGCGAGCGCGAGAGGTGGACGAGTGGTCGAGGAGCCAAGAATACAGGATGCTGTCCCGGAAAATGTTTCAGTAA
- the LOC124661861 gene encoding protease HtpX homolog isoform X2 has translation MAACLSSTLPRQTIHRRFCLTPKLPSSSTTTYYRRPHRRIIGTSSIAVSARASSAAAAAPGLDADDIRHPLDKQNTLLLKAIPGLNDIGKALLGPVSEQVMVLQNIGSSVLVSENQLPELHQLMIEAAKTLNIESPDLYVRQNPVPNAYTLAINGKKPFVVVHTSLVELLTRKELQAVLAHELGHLKCDHGVWLTFANILTTGAYTVPGFGMVAGFLEEQLFRWLRAAELTCDRAALLVVKDPKRLSCRSS, from the exons ATGGCGGCTTGCCTCTCCTCCACGCTCCCTCGCCAGACCATCCACCGCCGCTTCTGCTTGACCCCTAAGCTGCcctcctcttccaccaccacctactACCGGCGCCCCCACCGCCGGATCATTGGAACTAGCTCCATCGCTGTCTCTGCCCGTGCCTCCTCTGCGGCGGCCGCTGCTCCgggcctcgacgccgacgacatcCGACACCCCCTCGACAAGCAG AACACTTTGCTGCTCAAAGCAATTCCTGGGCTCAATGATATAGGCAAGGCTTTGCTAG GTCCGGTTTCTGAGCAAGTTATGGTTCTTCAGAACATTGGATCCTCTGTTCTCGTCTCTGAGAATCAG TTGCCAGAACTCCACCAGCTCATGATTGAAGCTGCAAAAACCTTGAACATAGAATCTCCGGATCTATATGTACGGCAAAATCCCGTTCCTAATGCTTACACCTTAGCAATCAACGGCAAAAAGCCATTTGTCGTGGTTCACACAAGCCTCGTGGAACTACTCACTAGAAAGGAACTACAG GCTGTTTTGGCACATGAGCTTGGTCACCTCAAGTGCGACCATGGCGTGTGGCTTACCTTTGCCAACATACTAACAACAGGAGCATACACTGTCCCTG GTTTTGGGATGGTTGCCGGGTTCCTGGAAGAACAGCTGTTCAGGTGGCTGCGAGCTGCGGAGCTGACATGCGATAGGGCAGCCCTTCTCGTAGTGAAAGACCCCAAG AGGTTGTCATGTCGGTCCTCATGA